Within Emys orbicularis isolate rEmyOrb1 chromosome 16, rEmyOrb1.hap1, whole genome shotgun sequence, the genomic segment TCTACTCCAAGCTTTaatacccctctccctccccaaaagCTGCAACTATATACACTATGTATTTATTCTCAGAAAGAAGTTGATGGATTTTACCTGTTCTCGATGCCCAGACTTGGCTGCCACTTGCAGTGATTGGGATGGAGAGAAGTGAATTCGGAGGGACAGGCAGAAGAACCATGCTGGCTCCATATGGAAAGTACCCTGCCCAGTGAGTAGGGCAATGAAGAGAAGAGGTCATCTGATACGGAAGTTGGAGACCTTAACCCTTTCAAGCCCTGTGTGAATTGTGACATAAACAGTCTCTGGACAGTAGGAATTCGACTGGTTACATTTCTTCTTCTTGTCCAGATCCTGTAACATCCAGGGGAAGAAAGTGCTAACACTGTGTGAAGGCCAAGCATGGAGCACCCTGTTCTTCTTTTAGCTATGGGATTTCTCCTACTGTCATGACTAGGGATTACGGCCTCTGTGGTTGTTCGAGATAGAGCAGAAGACTGCAGCTTCTTACTGAGATTAGTGTCTTCCCTGAAAGCTGCTGTACCTGAGCAGCTTGGGGACAGGAGGAAAGAGAAGGTCCATTTTGAAGGCTGTGACGGATGTAACGGTGCCTCTCCTAAAGCTGGTATATCAGGTACACACTGTTGGGATGCAATCCCCCTGAGGTTTATCAAAGAATCAGAGTCCAATTTTATGTGAAAAGAAATTGGGGAAATGGGGGTATTGAAGACTGATGATGGAATGTTACTACTCCAGTCTAAAATGTGTATTTTGGTGGAGTCTACAGGATAAAGTGCCAACGGCTGAAGGTTGAACATCTTGGTGCACAAGCCATCAGCCTGGTGAGAGTTTAACTTCATGTTAATGCATGAAAAAACTTCCAGTAGCTTTTTAGATCTAAGTTGGCTGAACCTTTCAACCACTGGATGGTCAGAGGAACATTGCAGAGTCTTTAACCTGTGGATGCTTTTGGGTGGGGCCAGTAGTTTACTGGCCATAGTAGACAGCCTGCTTAACAGTGTTGGTTCTTTGGTACATTTACTAAGTTTCAAGCTGTTCAACAAACTGCACCTATTGGCTCTCTGCTTTGACATGTGGTCCAGTCTCATGGCTATTTCTGCTTCCATTACTGATGGTTTACATGCAAAATATACAGCGCTGAGGAGTTTGTGTTCTTGCGTAGGAACAGTTTCAGGGGAATTCCTTATAAAAGCTGAGCTTTTAACTTTACTTTTTCTTACAGTTTTGAGCTCATCTGGTGTGGGAACCTTCCTTCGTGGCTGCTTCTTTAATGAAAAAAGTCCTCTTAGTTTGTATGTACTTCCAAAGGCACCATGGATTTCATCATCCCCAGCAAAGCTTTTAGCTTGTGGTtcagagagagaaacaggaaTGAAAGGGGTATTATCTGCTGACAATTCAATGTGGGTCCCTAAATGAAAGCTCAGGCTTTCCACTTCGGAGTCCATAGTCTTTAAATGCTTtgcattatcatcatcatccttGGAAATCTTTGGCCTTTTGGCTTCTTGTAAAGTGCTATATATTTGTTTATTGTCACTATCATTTATACTGCTCATGACAGCGAAGAGCTGCTCTCTAGGACCTTCAGTCTTCATGACTCTTGAAGATGTCACCAGTTCATTTGAAGAACTATCTAAAGGCTCACTATCAAACACCACGCTCTCCTgcaatgggatttttgctttCTGTTGGTCTTTTGACTCCTTTATTTGCTGTGCCTGCCCCTCACGGAGTAGGATGTTTTGAGCTGGATGTACTTCAGTCTCCTCACACATCTTTCGCTTAAGAGTTTGACATTCACCTACTTTGTCCAATCTCTCTGCATCAGACACCTCATTTTCTGCACTGATTGAGTCATGTGGCGTCTTTATTTGGTCTCCTATAACCTCCTTCCTGTTGTCTTTGCTCTGTGAACTTAATTCATAAGGCAGACACACTTCACTGCAATCGagacattttaaaagtgtttctGTGTCGTTTTTTGACGGCTTATTGCTACATATTGTGTTATAATGGACTTCTGACGTTTCTTTGTTAACTAAGTCTTTAGATTGCAAATAACTGTCTACGATTTCTGAAAGCAACTTGACATCTCCTAATTCTGAGTGATCTTTAACGCAAGTTTTTCCTTTATTTGAAACGTTATTCAAACTACATTCTGGGATCTGTTCATTAGAGTAGGCTTGTGAAAGCTTTTCATAAGGCTCAGCCTTCAGAGGCACACAGCTTCTAACTTTGTCACCAGAAAATTTCAAGTCTTCTAGCAAAACTCCTAAATAATTTTTATGGTCAAAAATGGAATGCATTGGCAGCTTTATTTTTTCTGCAGTTACTGCACTTTGCCTCTGGTCTTTTACAGATGGTCTTTTAAACTTCTGTACACAATCAATACTGTCTGATGAAATTACATCCATCTCTTTTACAATTGGCTCACTATCCCCTGCACTTACAGACCTCTCCTTGCTGTGAGCATGAGAAGCCGTACACACTTCTAATTTAACTGCATCGTTTAGGGAGCTaattgctttttctctctcttcagaTGCGCTGTAGTTGCCATCAGCTCTTCTTTCAAATGACTCTATCAGCTCAAGAGGTTCTATAGCAGAATAGTCATTACAAAGAGCATTTGCTGAAGATGAATCCTGGTCAACTATCTGTGCATTCTCTGATGATGCAGGCAGCTCATCTTTTTGAGGCAGGCAGATTTCTGAGTTCTGAGCCAAAGGTGTTTTTGAAGTTACACCTTTCAAACTGGAAAGCTCTTGGTTTGCACAGAACTCTTCAGATTGCACTGGATTCACTCTCTCTGGACCATCAGCAACTGTAAAAGTCACAAGTTCTGGCTGAGGACAAGCTTTATttctttctatgattctatgatttactgAAGAATCCAACAGTAAGCATGTTTCATTTGTGATCTCTGGAACGAGAGTCATATCTTCTGGTGCACATGAAAGACTCTTGCAGGCTGACTGTGAGACAGAAAAGGATTCAACAATGGTCTTAATTTTATTTTCCGGGCCCATAACCAAGCTGCCCATGTTCAATAATGCAGAAAGTTTGGTATTTTCTGCCAATATTGTATGTTCTTTTTGATCTTCCTTTGCACTACTGATAGAGTCTGTGTATTCTGAATGATCCGCATTTACCAGACTTTTGGAAGAACTATAACCCACCATACTTCCTTTGAAAGTTCCTTGATCTTCCCTTGTACTGCTACCTACattataatattcttttaattctACTTTCTCCCCTTCCGATAGATCACTGATGGAATCTGTGTATTCTGAACAGTCTGTATCTACCATACTATTGGAAGAGTTATCCACCATTACGTCTTTGAAAGTTCCTTGAAAACTCTTTTCTCTTAAAGACTTATGAACCAATGGAGTTGTGTCTTCATCTTTCTTTAGAGTTAATGGTTCATTTTCCTTGAAGCAGATAGATCTTTTAGGTTCATCCACTGCACTTGTCATAGTTTGTACACCAGTGTTCGATATTTGCTTATTTGAGATGTCTAAGTCATACTGTTGGAACTCTAGAACTTCATCGGCTACTCGGGTTTCATTTTGCTTGTATGAAACTGGCCCATTAAGCTCACTTTGACATGCAAGATATTGATTTTCCACCTGACAAATGGTCTCATTTGGTTGCTTTGAATGTTTAAAACCCGACAATTCTAAGTCAAAGGATTCGTCCAAATGTTTTTCATGACTTGGGATGCCGGAGTCTGTGTCACTCTTTGAAGTAGTGCCTTTGGAAAGATTGTATTCACAAGGTAACACAGTCTTCTTGTACATCTTTAGTTCTCCCTCTCCCAGGACTACTGTTGTGTTGCCAAGTTCAAGATGGATACCAAATatgttttttttcaaatctctGTTGACTGACTGTTCACTAGTCTCATTTTGGTGACTGCCTTTATGAGCCTTTACACTATCCACAGTTTCTATTCTATCAATTTCATCTTTCTGTAATTCATAAGAGTTAATTTGTTCTTGTCCCTTATCTGTATCAGAAGTTCTCTCTCTGGTGCCAGAATCTAGCCTTTCCTCTGTTATTTCACTATGGCCATCATAGAGTTTCGAGCTTTCTACTTCAACATTTGTATTTGAAATCTCCACTTCTGATAATCTAGTAGTGGACTCATCTGGAGTGCAAGCTGAATGCAATAGCTTTTCTGCTGTGGAAGTACGACTTGCCATATACTGAAACATATTGCTGCAATTCCAACTATCTTCACAAGGAACAGATTCACATGCTACATGAGTGTTCTCCTCGGGAGGGTTGACTGCCTTTTTATCATTATGTATAAGTAAGTCTCCTGTTTCCAAGCCACTGACTTCTTCAGTCTTCAATTTAGCCTGCGCTTTAAAGGAATCCTTGTTCAGTGTAGCATTATCCAAGCTGGTACTATCTGATAAGATGAAGCAGGTCTTGACAGCTGAACAGTGGTCTTTTATACACATGTCACTTTCTTCATTTTCCATATCCGTGACCATCTTCTCTGTATCCCCCAGTGCAGAGTGCATGCTCTTCTGGGAACCTTTACTTGCTACATTAGAAGTATTGAAACTCCTGTGATTTAGTAAAGACAATTCTTCCTTTTCATGAAGCAGAAGGCCCGCATGTTGTGCCTCCACTTTTGCAGAAGAAATGATGGATTCTTTCTTAGACAGCCTGTCCAGGTACACATCTCTGTTTGAAACTGCATCAGCATTACAAGAAGAAAGTTCACTTATAACCCCGAGAGACACTCTTGATTTTTCTGCATCACAACTAAGAGCTTCATCTAGTGTGTAAGCAAAGTTAGTTTCTTTGCATGTAGGCAGGTTGACATTAACACTATTTGCTTCTGGAGCTTTACCAAAACTGTTGTTCAGATCTTCTACCACTGAACTGCTGTTGGTTTCCTTTTCAAACAGTTGTGCCTCAAGGGAAACTTCATCTACCTTGGAGCCATAGTCCAGAAAATCATGAACAGTGGGAGGAGAATTTGCATATTTATTGTAGATATTTTTAGAGCATGTATGCACGTCTCCAGTCTGAATACTGACAAGGTTTTTTGTGTCCACCAACAGAGTTCTATTTTCTTTTGTATGTTGTTTTACTACATCACCCCAGCATACATCATTAATACATATTTGCCACTGGTCCCCATCCTTTTTTAAGTTATTAATTTCTGAAGGGATTCTTAAATCTCCTTTTGGAAACTCCTCAGTTGATGAAGCAACAGAACTAGGAACTGGCGAATTAGAGCTCTCTGAATGAACATTTTCTTGAATATCATACCCACTATCCATGCCACAACTGCTCTTCATAGCAGTTTCTCTCTGGATTTCAGCAACTTTCCCATAACCATAATTGTATGAATGGTCAGTGCAACTATCCATTTCCAATTGTTCAGCCTCATCACTGGACATTTCTTCACTCTGCACTGGAGAGAGCTGTTCTTCTATCACAGGTTTGGAGATCCAGTTCTCTAGAAACTCAGTTCTTTGACTATCACCATCACAGCTTGGGCTTTCTATCTCTTCAGCAAGATACTCCTCCTGTTTTTCACAGATCTCAGTAGTGTTGTCTTCCAGTGGCATATTTCCAGATTCCAGACTACACAAACTTCTTAATGAACCACATAATGCTTCAGAGCTTTCTTTTGAGAGAAGCATATCAACTTCAACCCTACTTTTAGATACAGGAACAGCACTGTTGTTATGAGGGCTGTTTTCTTCATCTTGCTGGTAAGTCTGGTAACTGGCAGGTGCTGCATTAGTTTCATTAACATGGCTTGATCTAGACAACTCTACTTCTCCAGTCTCTGAATCAAAAATAGCACAACCCATTGCGGTCAATGACACTGTAGTACAGGCTGTTAATCCTTTATATTCTCGCTTTTCTTGTGGATGTTCTTTTGTTGATCCAGTCTCCACAACTCTTAAAGGCTCTAAGGGAACTAAGGTGTTGGTTTCTGAAACCTCACCACTGGCCGTGATAGTGTCTATATCTGGGCATTCATTGTTCTCAGATGGAAGACCTTTACTCACTCTGTCATTCCTGTATCCTGCTTTACTAAATATCCTAGTCCCATCAGCCTTCATACCTTGTActtcttcagtgggctttggcagAATTTCAGGTGTCACCTGTacatttgtttggttttcttctgcacaagaaaaaaaataaaataaaaaataaaaaatcagtactgcacactaaattaaaaaaaccttCCATTTGACTTTCTTCTCTACTTAATATACAATTACGAACAGCACACTTTTGCTAATTGCTAATTAATCACTTTGACAAACCCCAACACCAGTttactttaaaacaaatcaaaat encodes:
- the PRR14L gene encoding protein PRR14L, whose product is MLSSGVESQERSHPHPLDSSMSAVVQELYTGLPVSISTELTAGSDPNVRLDTKPEASTLVLAHSSSLLSESHRISGVENCSQETDNLDHGDKLTSDGLAGSLSEESMGAGNLAENEEAKSGSLGKQDTCANGSQKEERRSAKETQDAEEELVGCCALASEEKWWLRQEKPQINRSGGEFSRICCTEMASPLKSKEENQTNVQVTPEILPKPTEEVQGMKADGTRIFSKAGYRNDRVSKGLPSENNECPDIDTITASGEVSETNTLVPLEPLRVVETGSTKEHPQEKREYKGLTACTTVSLTAMGCAIFDSETGEVELSRSSHVNETNAAPASYQTYQQDEENSPHNNSAVPVSKSRVEVDMLLSKESSEALCGSLRSLCSLESGNMPLEDNTTEICEKQEEYLAEEIESPSCDGDSQRTEFLENWISKPVIEEQLSPVQSEEMSSDEAEQLEMDSCTDHSYNYGYGKVAEIQRETAMKSSCGMDSGYDIQENVHSESSNSPVPSSVASSTEEFPKGDLRIPSEINNLKKDGDQWQICINDVCWGDVVKQHTKENRTLLVDTKNLVSIQTGDVHTCSKNIYNKYANSPPTVHDFLDYGSKVDEVSLEAQLFEKETNSSSVVEDLNNSFGKAPEANSVNVNLPTCKETNFAYTLDEALSCDAEKSRVSLGVISELSSCNADAVSNRDVYLDRLSKKESIISSAKVEAQHAGLLLHEKEELSLLNHRSFNTSNVASKGSQKSMHSALGDTEKMVTDMENEESDMCIKDHCSAVKTCFILSDSTSLDNATLNKDSFKAQAKLKTEEVSGLETGDLLIHNDKKAVNPPEENTHVACESVPCEDSWNCSNMFQYMASRTSTAEKLLHSACTPDESTTRLSEVEISNTNVEVESSKLYDGHSEITEERLDSGTRERTSDTDKGQEQINSYELQKDEIDRIETVDSVKAHKGSHQNETSEQSVNRDLKKNIFGIHLELGNTTVVLGEGELKMYKKTVLPCEYNLSKGTTSKSDTDSGIPSHEKHLDESFDLELSGFKHSKQPNETICQVENQYLACQSELNGPVSYKQNETRVADEVLEFQQYDLDISNKQISNTGVQTMTSAVDEPKRSICFKENEPLTLKKDEDTTPLVHKSLREKSFQGTFKDVMVDNSSNSMVDTDCSEYTDSISDLSEGEKVELKEYYNVGSSTREDQGTFKGSMVGYSSSKSLVNADHSEYTDSISSAKEDQKEHTILAENTKLSALLNMGSLVMGPENKIKTIVESFSVSQSACKSLSCAPEDMTLVPEITNETCLLLDSSVNHRIIERNKACPQPELVTFTVADGPERVNPVQSEEFCANQELSSLKGVTSKTPLAQNSEICLPQKDELPASSENAQIVDQDSSSANALCNDYSAIEPLELIESFERRADGNYSASEEREKAISSLNDAVKLEVCTASHAHSKERSVSAGDSEPIVKEMDVISSDSIDCVQKFKRPSVKDQRQSAVTAEKIKLPMHSIFDHKNYLGVLLEDLKFSGDKVRSCVPLKAEPYEKLSQAYSNEQIPECSLNNVSNKGKTCVKDHSELGDVKLLSEIVDSYLQSKDLVNKETSEVHYNTICSNKPSKNDTETLLKCLDCSEVCLPYELSSQSKDNRKEVIGDQIKTPHDSISAENEVSDAERLDKVGECQTLKRKMCEETEVHPAQNILLREGQAQQIKESKDQQKAKIPLQESVVFDSEPLDSSSNELVTSSRVMKTEGPREQLFAVMSSINDSDNKQIYSTLQEAKRPKISKDDDDNAKHLKTMDSEVESLSFHLGTHIELSADNTPFIPVSLSEPQAKSFAGDDEIHGAFGSTYKLRGLFSLKKQPRRKVPTPDELKTVRKSKVKSSAFIRNSPETVPTQEHKLLSAVYFACKPSVMEAEIAMRLDHMSKQRANRCSLLNSLKLSKCTKEPTLLSRLSTMASKLLAPPKSIHRLKTLQCSSDHPVVERFSQLRSKKLLEVFSCINMKLNSHQADGLCTKMFNLQPLALYPVDSTKIHILDWSSNIPSSVFNTPISPISFHIKLDSDSLINLRGIASQQCVPDIPALGEAPLHPSQPSKWTFSFLLSPSCSGTAAFREDTNLSKKLQSSALSRTTTEAVIPSHDSRRNPIAKRRTGCSMLGLHTVLALSSPGCYRIWTRRRNVTSRIPTVQRLFMSQFTQGLKGLRSPTSVSDDLFSSLPYSLGRVLSIWSQHGSSACPSEFTSLHPNHCKWQPSLGIENSYAMLPHMTVHGTEAARTTSAEIRLERSLCDLLPKSCTFPESAISPLRLSVPELQVHPFDELNASFPLCPTSQSATKLKKAEPEKRPKRVSQIRIRKTVPKPDPNLTPMGLPRPKRLKKKEFSLEEIYTNKNYKSPPATRCLETIFEEPKEKNGSLISISQQKRKRILEFQDFTIPRKRKARSRVKVAGSFTRAKKAALQGRELDALLIQKLMDLEAFFAEEEEREQASGS